A single window of Polyodon spathula isolate WHYD16114869_AA chromosome 2, ASM1765450v1, whole genome shotgun sequence DNA harbors:
- the LOC121330163 gene encoding wolframin-like, with translation MREEKMKSETSASGDFFSRSSDGISSVGGTSSEEAEKAEQEINFKEQEERAKAGDSKAQAVVGKYYLQLAEQQDEELNNCNAVSWLLPAAKQGRGEAVQLLRACLAERKGITTENEEEVKKLCSESEFERTVRKAALVMYWRLNPERKKKVAVSEMLENVEQVNADDGVGAAKPEPVPSSLQKQRRVLERLVSSESSKYVALEDFVDITKKYAMGIIPPNLFTSSNDKDDELAGKNPEDLPLRQKIVKYPLHAIMEVKEHLIDIASKAGMHWLSTIIPTHHINALIFFFIVSNLTIDFFAFVIPLVIFYLSFISMLICTLKVFQNSKAWDNFRTLTDLLTRFEPNLDVEQAETNFGWNHLEPYLYFMLSVVFVIFSFPIANKEWIPCSELATIAVFFTLASYMSLSSFVETYTRRALLIEVASSVCAMSRNLPESWAFLQFFGKTFVSIPLGNFIVLKLSIPCLLYMYLFYLFFRMAQPRQFKGIYCFLVPYMVCFMWCEFSVVLLQNSTGIGLIRASIGYFLFLFALPILILGFAVMFVIQFIKWFTSLEFIKIVVTLALCAIPIFFHLWTKARISVVDVVKSLTRSSIVKLILVWVSAVMLFCWIYVYRSEGMKVYNSTLTWQQYGFLCGPNAWKDANMARTQILCSHLEGHRVTWTGRFKYVRVTEIENSAESTINLLPLIVGDWMRCLYGEIYPACDPQNVTIEEDELCQLKFLTKHECHLKRFDRYKFEITVGMPYKNKTIEEDDATKDIVLKASNEFKRVLLTLGHRSLVEFSTVLEGRLGSKWPVFELKAIRCLNCMSTLVPVGRQFKIEYNWRSTVKTALKFAFDFFFDPFLSAKA, from the exons GTTGGCAAGTATTACTTGCAGTTAGCAGAGCAGCAGGATGAGGAGTTGAACAATTGCAATGCAGTGAGCTGGCTGCTTCCAGCAGCAAAGCAAGGCCGGGGAGAGGCTGTTCAGCTGTTACGAGCATGCTTGGCTGAAAGAAAAG GCATCACCACAGAGAATGAAGAGGAAGTAAAGAAGCTGTGTTCAGAGTCTGAGTTTGAACGCACTGTGAGGAAAGCGGCGCTGGTCATGTACTGGAGGTTGAACCCTGAGAGGAAAAAGAAGGTAGCAGTGTCTGAAATGCTGGAAAATGTTGAGCAAGTCAATGCTGATG ATGGTGTTGGAGCAGCTAAACCAGAGCCTGTACCGTCATCTCTCCAGAAGCAGAGAAGAGTCCTGGAGCGGCTTGTTAGTAGTGAAT CCAGCAAGTATGTTGCTCTAGAGGATTTTGTCGATATTACTAAAAAATATGCAATGGGCATTATCCCACCAAACCTGTTCACAAGCAGCAATGACAAAGACGACGAACTTGCAGGGAAGAATCCTGAAGACCTGCCCCTAAGGCAGAAG attgTGAAATATCCACTTCATGCCATAATGGAGGTGAAAGAGCATCTTATTGACATAGCTTCCAAGGCTGGCATGCACTGGCTGAGTACCATCATCCCCACCCATCACATCAACgctctcattttctttttcatcgTCAGCAATTTAACCATTGACTTTTTTGCCTTTGTTATCCCTCTGGTCATCTTCTACCTGTCCTTCATTTCCATGCTAATCTGCACTCTGAAGGTCTTCCAGAACAGCAAGGCCTGGGATAACTTCAGAACGCTGACCGACTTGCTGACCCGCTTCGAACCCAACCTCGACGTTGAGCAGGCTGAGACCAACTTCGGCTGGAACCATTTGGAACCGTACTTATATTTCATGCTTTCAGTCGTCTTTGTGATATTTTCTTTCCCCATTGCCAACAAAGAATGGATCCCCTGCTCAGAGCTTGCCACCATTGCCGTCTTCTTCACACTTGCAAGTTATATGAGTCTGAGCTCTTTCGTGGAAACCTACACGAGAAGAGCTCTGCTGATAGAAGTGGCCTCCTCTGTGTGTGCCATGAGCAGAAACCTTCCAGAAAGCTGGGCTTTCCTCCAGTTCTTTGGAAAAACCTTTGTGTCCATTCCTTTAGGCAATTTCATTGTTCTAAAACTGAGCATCCCATGCTTGCTTTACATGTACCTCTTCTACCTGTTCTTCAGAATGGCCCAGCCAAGGCAGTTTAAAGGCATCTATTGTTTCCTGGTTCCCTATATGGTGTGCTTCATGTGGTGTGAGTTTTCTGTGGTGCTGCTGCAGAATTCCACCGGCATTGGCCTCATCCGCGCCTCCATTGGGTATTTCCTTTTCTTGTTTGCGCTGCCGATCCTGATTCTGGGGTTTGCCGTCATGTTTGTTATCCAGTTTATTAAATGGTTTACCTCCCTGGAGTTTATCAAGATAGTTGTGACCTTGGCTCTGTGTGCCATTCCCATTTTTTTCCACCTGTGGACAAAGGCCAGAATTTCCGTGGTAGACGTGGTCAAATCCCTGACCAGAAGTTCCATCGTTAAACTTATTCTGGTGTGGGTCTCTGCTGTCATGTTGTTCTGTTGGATCTACGTGTATAGGTCTGAAGGGATGAAAGTATACAACTCCACCTTGACCTGGCAGCAGTATGGTTTCCTGTGTGGGCCAAATGCTTGGAAGGATGCCAACATGGCACGCACTCAGATTCTGTGCAGCCATCTGGAGGGTCACAGAGTTACCTGGACTGGGAGGTTTAAGTATGTGCGAGTTACAGAGATCGAGAACAGTGCTGAATCCACCATCAACCTGCTGCCCCTTATCGTCGGAGATTGGATGAGGTGCCTGTACGGTGAAATCTATCCAGCATGTGACCCCCAGAATGTTACTATAGAGGAGGATGAGCTGTGCCAACTCAAGTTCCTTACAAAACACGAGTGCCATCTGAAAAGGTTTGATCGCTACAAATTTGAAATCACTGTGGGCATGCCCTATAAAAATAAGACTATAGAGGAGGATGACGCCACCAAAGACATAGTCCTGAAGGCCAGCAATGAGTTTAAGAGAGTGCTGCTGACTCTGGGACACAGAAGCCTTGTGGAGTTCAGCACTGTCCTCGAGGGTCGGCTTGGCAGCAAATGGCCAGTGTTCGAACTCAAAGCCATCCGCTGCTTGAACTGCATGTCCACACTAGTTCCAGTTGGCAGGCAGTTCAAAATAGAGTACAACTGGAGGAGCACAGTGAAGACTGCATTAAAATTTGCGTTTGATTTCTTCTTTGATCCTTTCTTATCTGCAAAAGCATAG